The following nucleotide sequence is from Desulfobacterales bacterium.
TACCCCCGAAATCACCGGGTATCATCCAGGAAATTTTATATTTGCTATAAGCCAATCGCTTAAGTTAACGACATTGAACTGCAACTTATACTTTATTTTCTGTTGATATAGGCATCATAAGTCAGCGCCACCGTCCGGTACACCAAATGGGCCAGTTTTGAAAAAGGCGTATAGGCAAACAGGCAGAAGATAAACAACAGGTGCATAAAATAGATCGTATAGGAAACGCCGCCCCATCCTGCCAGGCGGGTTATCTCGGTCCCCAGGCCGGTCAGGCCCAGGGCCAGTACCAGTCCCAGCAGATACCAGTCTTTGTAGCTGCTGATCTGATCCTTTTTATCCAGCCGTTTCTTCACCAGCAGAAAACCGCCGATAACAAGGGCCACGCCGGCGATATTGGCCAGCCACTTTACCGGGTTCAGCTGGGAATAGGGGCCCGGCTGCCCCAGGACATACAATGCAACAAAGAAAATGTTGGTGACGATGAACAGCCCGATAAAGGCGAAGAGCACCATCAGGTGGGCGGTGGAACGATCCTTGTTCTCATCGCACTCTTTAAACTTGCGATGGGTCGCAATGGTCGGAATGACCTGAAGCAGTGCCTTTCCCACTGCAACGGGGTCAAACGCCTTCTTGTCCGTTTTGCCGGTGCGGATCGCATCCGCGTGAATATCCGTGATAAATCGCTTGAGTCCCAGGGCGAACACAGCCACGGAAAAGAAAAAC
It contains:
- the qmoC gene encoding quinone-interacting membrane-bound oxidoreductase complex subunit QmoC, whose translation is MAEQYLVEPDVDFIKEVAGLGGGDLKKCFQCATCSVACTISPDTKPFPRKEMIAASWGLKDRLVANHDIWLCHNCGDCTTKCPRGAKPGDVLGAIRAYAVADYAIPKFLGKAVNDPKLIPILLLIPAVLFIVLGFILNAVLGPIFGTTFLNFAPTGEEIAQAKFIHTTLVDIIMIPAFFFSVAVFALGLKRFITDIHADAIRTGKTDKKAFDPVAVGKALLQVIPTIATHRKFKECDENKDRSTAHLMVLFAFIGLFIVTNIFFVALYVLGQPGPYSQLNPVKWLANIAGVALVIGGFLLVKKRLDKKDQISSYKDWYLLGLVLALGLTGLGTEITRLAGWGGVSYTIYFMHLLFIFCLFAYTPFSKLAHLVYRTVALTYDAYINRK